From one Cyanobacteriota bacterium genomic stretch:
- the dnaK gene encoding molecular chaperone DnaK yields MAKVVGIDLGTTNSCVAVMEGGQPVVIANAEGNRTTPSVVAFTKTGDKLVGQIAKRQAVMNPENTFYSVKRFIGRKYDEVTGESTQVSYKVLRDGKGNVKLDCPMQKKQFAPEEISAEVLRKLVDDASKYLGEPVKQAVITVPAYFNDSQRQATKDAGKIAGIEVLRIINEPTAAALAYGLDKKNNETILVFDLGGGTFDVSILEVGDGVFEVKATSGDTHLGGDDFDKKIVDWLATEFQRNEGIDLRKDRQALQRLTEAAEKAKIELSSATQTHINLPFITATQDGPKHLDMTLTRGQFEQLCSDLLDRCRKPVDQALRDAKLTAADIDEVVLVGGSTRIPAVQQLVRQITGKDPCQGVNPDEVVAVGAAIQAGVLAGDVKDVLLLDVTPLSLGVETLGGVMTKIIPRNTTIPVKKSEIFSTAADGQTSVEIHVLQGEREMAADNKSLGTFKLDGIPPAPRGIPQIEVTFDIDANGILSVSAKDKASGKQQSITITGASTLDQSEVERMVKEAERNAEADRRRREQIDTKNNADSVAYQAEKQLKDLGDKVPAADKTRLEGMIKDLRAAIDRENYDRMKSLTSDIQQALMQIGSAVYAQTNSSTGSNNSPGSQGGDVIDADFVEHK; encoded by the coding sequence ATGGCAAAAGTAGTAGGGATTGACCTAGGAACAACAAACTCCTGCGTGGCGGTAATGGAAGGCGGGCAGCCCGTTGTGATTGCCAATGCTGAAGGTAACCGCACCACGCCATCAGTTGTTGCCTTTACCAAGACTGGGGATAAGCTGGTGGGGCAAATTGCCAAACGGCAAGCGGTCATGAACCCGGAAAATACTTTCTACTCGGTCAAGCGATTTATTGGCCGCAAGTACGACGAAGTGACAGGTGAATCAACGCAAGTGTCCTACAAGGTACTGCGTGACGGCAAGGGCAACGTCAAACTAGATTGTCCAATGCAGAAGAAGCAGTTTGCGCCAGAGGAAATATCTGCTGAGGTACTGCGCAAACTCGTGGATGATGCTAGTAAGTATCTGGGTGAACCAGTGAAGCAAGCGGTAATCACCGTTCCTGCCTACTTCAATGACTCGCAGCGGCAAGCCACAAAAGACGCAGGTAAAATTGCAGGCATTGAAGTGCTGCGCATTATCAACGAACCGACGGCAGCAGCCCTAGCCTATGGTTTGGACAAGAAAAATAATGAAACCATCCTAGTATTTGACTTGGGTGGTGGCACGTTTGATGTTTCCATCCTGGAAGTTGGGGATGGCGTGTTCGAGGTCAAAGCCACCAGTGGCGATACTCACTTGGGTGGGGATGACTTTGACAAAAAAATCGTGGATTGGCTAGCTACCGAATTTCAGCGCAATGAGGGTATCGATCTGCGCAAAGACAGGCAAGCCCTGCAACGCCTGACGGAAGCGGCTGAAAAAGCCAAGATTGAACTGTCAAGCGCAACCCAAACGCATATCAACTTGCCCTTCATTACGGCTACTCAAGATGGGCCGAAGCATCTGGATATGACTCTAACCAGAGGGCAGTTTGAGCAATTGTGTAGCGATTTACTCGATCGCTGCCGCAAACCCGTGGATCAGGCCCTCCGGGATGCCAAACTCACTGCTGCTGACATTGATGAGGTTGTCCTCGTTGGTGGTTCAACCCGCATTCCTGCTGTGCAACAACTGGTGCGGCAAATCACAGGCAAAGACCCCTGTCAGGGTGTGAACCCGGATGAAGTGGTGGCCGTAGGAGCTGCCATTCAAGCGGGTGTGCTGGCAGGTGATGTTAAAGATGTGTTGCTGTTGGATGTGACACCGCTATCGTTAGGTGTGGAAACCTTGGGTGGCGTGATGACTAAGATCATCCCCCGCAACACTACCATTCCAGTGAAAAAGTCTGAAATCTTTTCCACTGCTGCTGACGGCCAAACCAGTGTGGAAATCCATGTGTTGCAAGGTGAACGGGAGATGGCTGCCGACAACAAGAGCCTGGGCACCTTCAAACTCGATGGCATTCCTCCCGCACCGCGCGGTATTCCGCAAATCGAAGTCACCTTTGACATTGATGCGAACGGCATTCTCTCTGTCTCTGCTAAAGACAAAGCCAGCGGTAAACAGCAATCAATCACAATCACAGGCGCATCTACCCTCGATCAATCAGAGGTTGAGCGTATGGTGAAGGAAGCTGAGCGTAATGCTGAAGCTGATCGCCGCCGTCGCGAACAAATCGACACCAAGAACAATGCTGACTCTGTTGCCTATCAGGCCGAAAAGCAACTCAAAGACCTGGGCGACAAAGTTCCTGCTGCTGACAAAACTCGCCTAGAAGGGATGATTAAAGACCTGCGAGCAGCTATAGACCGAGAAAACTACGATCGCATGAAATCCCTCACTAGTGACATTCAGCAAGCACTCATGCAAATCGGCAGCGCTGTCTATGCCCAGACAAATAGCAGCACAGGCAGCAACAATTCCCCAGGTAGTCAAGGTGGCGATGTGATTGATGCCGACTTTGTGGAGCACAAGTAG